A genomic segment from Pseudoxanthomonas sp. CF385 encodes:
- a CDS encoding LemA family protein gives MLFILLLIVGVAVVAVLWGVGIYNGLVSARNAFRNAFAQIDVQLLRRFDLIPNLVETAKGYMSHERETLEAVVAARSAAQAGLNAAKAAPGDPDAMAQLAAAQGQLNAGLGRLLAVAEAYPELKANQNMMQLTEELTSTENKVAFARQAYNDAVMAYNNRREMFPSSLVAGAFNFAQAALLDVPADKAAQVREAPKVQF, from the coding sequence ATGTTGTTCATCCTGCTTCTGATTGTGGGTGTGGCGGTCGTCGCAGTTCTGTGGGGCGTGGGCATCTACAACGGGCTGGTGAGCGCCCGGAATGCGTTCAGGAATGCATTCGCCCAGATCGACGTGCAACTTCTGCGCCGTTTCGACCTGATCCCGAACCTGGTGGAGACCGCCAAGGGCTACATGAGCCACGAACGGGAGACGCTGGAGGCCGTCGTGGCGGCGCGTTCAGCCGCACAGGCGGGCCTGAACGCGGCAAAGGCCGCGCCCGGCGATCCTGACGCGATGGCGCAGCTGGCGGCCGCGCAGGGCCAGCTGAATGCGGGTCTGGGTCGTCTGCTCGCCGTGGCCGAGGCCTACCCGGAGCTGAAGGCGAACCAGAACATGATGCAGCTGACCGAGGAGCTGACGTCCACCGAGAACAAGGTGGCGTTCGCGCGGCAGGCCTACAACGACGCCGTGATGGCGTACAACAATCGGCGCGAGATGTTTCCTTCCAGCCTGGTGGCTGGGGCGTTCAACTTCGCGCAGGCGGCGCTGCTCGACGTGCCCGCGGACAAGGCGGCGCAGGTGCGCGAAGCGCCGAAAGTGCAGTTCTGA
- a CDS encoding histone, translating into MATKKAAKKKPAAKKAAKKATKKSAAKKTVKKAAKKVAKKVAKAKKAVKKVAKKAAKKVAKKPAKKAAKKSVKKAAKKVAKKPAKKAAKKAAKKTAKKATKKAAKKVAKKPAKKAAKKAAKKPAKKAAKKSKKKAAPVALPATPAPLI; encoded by the coding sequence ATGGCAACGAAGAAAGCTGCGAAGAAAAAACCGGCCGCCAAGAAGGCCGCCAAGAAGGCCACCAAGAAGTCGGCTGCCAAGAAGACCGTGAAGAAGGCAGCCAAGAAGGTCGCCAAGAAGGTCGCCAAGGCCAAGAAGGCGGTGAAGAAGGTCGCCAAGAAGGCCGCCAAGAAGGTCGCCAAGAAGCCGGCGAAGAAGGCCGCCAAGAAGTCCGTGAAGAAGGCAGCCAAGAAGGTCGCCAAGAAGCCGGCCAAGAAGGCTGCGAAGAAGGCCGCCAAGAAGACCGCGAAGAAGGCCACCAAGAAGGCCGCCAAGAAAGTAGCCAAGAAGCCGGCCAAGAAGGCTGCGAAGAAGGCTGCCAAGAAGCCCGCCAAGAAGGCTGCCAAGAAGTCCAAGAAGAAAGCGGCCCCGGTCGCGCTGCCGGCTACCCCGGCTCCGCTGATCTAA
- a CDS encoding SPFH domain-containing protein: MEFGLSTLVVAAVLLFIVVTFFKGVRVVPQGYEFTVEHFGKYTHTMSPGLHFLIPYMQSIGRKVNMMEQVFEVPSQDVITKDNAVVKVDGVVFFQVLDAAKAAYEVSSLDQAMIALVQTNIRTVIGSMDLDESLSQRETINAKLLGVVDHATSPWGVKVNRIEIKDIQPPRDLVDAMARQMKAERDKRASILEAEGARQSEILRAEGDKQSAILEAEGKREAAYREAEARERLAEAEAKATELVSNAIAQGDVQAINYFIAQKYVEAFKELATAPNQKFVLMPMEATGIIGSIAGIAELAKEALNKQQVVAPPRPPRVPGG, from the coding sequence ATGGAGTTCGGTCTTTCGACATTGGTGGTCGCGGCGGTGCTGCTGTTCATCGTGGTCACCTTCTTTAAAGGTGTCCGCGTGGTGCCGCAGGGCTACGAGTTCACGGTCGAGCATTTCGGCAAGTACACCCACACCATGTCCCCCGGCCTGCATTTCCTGATCCCGTACATGCAGAGCATCGGCCGCAAGGTCAACATGATGGAGCAGGTGTTCGAAGTGCCGTCGCAGGACGTCATCACCAAGGACAACGCGGTGGTGAAGGTGGACGGCGTGGTGTTCTTCCAGGTGCTGGATGCGGCCAAGGCCGCCTATGAGGTGTCCAGCCTGGACCAGGCGATGATCGCGCTGGTGCAGACCAACATCCGCACCGTGATCGGCTCGATGGACCTGGACGAGTCGCTCAGCCAGCGCGAGACCATCAACGCCAAGCTGCTGGGCGTGGTCGACCACGCCACCAGCCCGTGGGGCGTGAAGGTCAACCGCATCGAGATCAAGGACATCCAGCCGCCGCGCGATCTGGTCGATGCGATGGCGCGGCAGATGAAGGCCGAGCGCGACAAGCGCGCCTCGATCCTGGAAGCCGAGGGTGCGCGCCAGTCGGAAATCCTGCGCGCCGAGGGCGACAAGCAGAGCGCCATCCTGGAAGCCGAGGGCAAGCGCGAAGCGGCCTATCGCGAGGCCGAGGCCCGCGAGCGCCTGGCGGAAGCGGAAGCCAAGGCCACCGAACTGGTGTCCAACGCCATCGCGCAGGGCGACGTGCAGGCCATCAACTACTTCATCGCGCAGAAGTACGTGGAGGCCTTCAAGGAACTGGCCACCGCGCCGAACCAGAAGTTCGTCCTGATGCCGATGGAGGCCACCGGCATCATCGGTTCGATCGCCGGCATCGCCGAGCTCGCCAAGGAGGCGCTGAACAAGCAGCAGGTGGTCGCGCCGCCGCGTCCGCCGCGCGTCCCGGGAGGCTGA
- a CDS encoding sigma-70 family RNA polymerase sigma factor, with protein MSRSQFAIDVPENLVARARSGCREAFEQIYRRFERPVFTLALRICGDREDAGDVLQDTMLKLFHHLPDYRGDCPFWGWLRQIAVNEALLRLRRQKRLVTEISVDEEDLPQDQGLPPAAAADAALLQRALEALPAATRSVLWLYHAEGYTHEEIAALMQRTPSFSKSQVSRGTRRLRALLNIEETVHA; from the coding sequence TTGAGCCGCTCGCAGTTCGCCATCGACGTCCCCGAGAACCTGGTCGCCCGCGCGCGCTCCGGGTGCCGGGAAGCGTTCGAACAGATCTACCGGCGCTTCGAGCGGCCGGTGTTCACGCTGGCCCTCAGGATCTGCGGCGACCGGGAGGACGCGGGCGACGTGTTGCAGGACACCATGCTGAAACTCTTCCACCATCTGCCGGACTACCGCGGCGACTGCCCCTTCTGGGGGTGGTTGCGTCAGATCGCCGTCAACGAGGCGCTGCTGCGCCTGCGCCGGCAGAAGCGGCTGGTGACGGAAATCTCGGTGGACGAAGAGGACCTGCCGCAGGACCAGGGCCTGCCGCCGGCGGCCGCTGCCGATGCCGCGCTGCTGCAGCGCGCGCTCGAGGCGCTGCCCGCGGCGACCCGCAGCGTGCTGTGGCTGTACCACGCCGAGGGCTACACCCACGAGGAGATCGCCGCGCTCATGCAGCGCACGCCGAGCTTCTCCAAATCCCAGGTGTCCCGTGGCACCCGCCGCCTGCGGGCGTTGTTGAACATCGAGGAGACCGTCCATGCCTGA
- a CDS encoding PDZ domain-containing protein, giving the protein MLKPISTTLLALALAAPLPVFAQQDDAAQQKELDAARADLQRAAKRVAELSRGAGAVRSPVEIDHLIVRRPRLGVLLSGDDATGVRITGVTPDSGAAKAGLKAGDRLVRVGGETVNGSTGDARVVHARKLLADLKVDTPVRITYQRDGKTHEAGVTPTQVSPRVAFAGERPGAVFFHTGEGGMPRIEGVPMPMGEIDTVIAPEVQRELRQLGRLGDCKGEDCRLPALAEAFRWSNLNLATVDASLGRYFGTENGVLVLSVGEELAGLQAGDVIRKVDGKPVATPRDVTQALRDKPEDAKVAVEYLRDRQTRTSTVTVPKAAAFRFPSTSRVVVKPRVAETAGKAPTVVERRRVMIVDQDGKVQTFEDDGGETPLPPPPPAPPAPPSGKGGTLL; this is encoded by the coding sequence ATGCTGAAGCCCATTTCCACGACGCTGCTGGCCCTGGCCCTGGCCGCACCCCTGCCGGTCTTCGCGCAGCAGGACGATGCCGCCCAGCAGAAGGAACTCGACGCCGCGCGCGCCGACCTGCAGCGCGCCGCCAAGCGCGTGGCCGAACTCTCGCGAGGCGCCGGCGCCGTCCGTTCGCCGGTCGAGATCGATCACCTCATCGTGCGCCGCCCGCGCCTGGGGGTGCTGCTGTCGGGCGACGACGCGACAGGCGTACGGATCACCGGGGTGACGCCGGACAGCGGCGCTGCCAAGGCCGGGCTGAAGGCGGGCGACCGCCTCGTGCGTGTCGGCGGCGAAACGGTCAACGGCAGTACCGGCGACGCGCGCGTGGTGCACGCACGCAAGTTGCTCGCCGACCTCAAGGTCGATACGCCCGTACGGATCACCTACCAGCGCGACGGCAAGACGCACGAGGCGGGCGTCACGCCCACGCAGGTGTCGCCGCGCGTCGCGTTCGCGGGCGAACGTCCGGGCGCGGTCTTCTTCCATACGGGCGAAGGCGGCATGCCACGGATCGAAGGCGTGCCGATGCCGATGGGCGAGATCGACACCGTCATCGCGCCCGAGGTCCAACGCGAGCTGCGCCAACTCGGCCGGCTGGGCGACTGCAAGGGCGAGGATTGCCGCCTGCCCGCGCTGGCCGAGGCCTTCCGCTGGAGCAACCTCAACCTGGCGACGGTCGATGCCTCGCTCGGTCGCTACTTCGGCACCGAGAACGGCGTGCTCGTCCTGTCCGTGGGCGAGGAACTCGCCGGCCTGCAGGCCGGCGACGTGATCCGCAAGGTGGACGGCAAGCCGGTGGCGACGCCGCGCGACGTCACCCAGGCACTGCGCGACAAGCCGGAGGACGCCAAGGTCGCGGTCGAGTACCTGCGCGATCGGCAGACGCGGACCAGCACCGTCACCGTGCCCAAGGCCGCTGCGTTCCGGTTCCCGTCGACCTCGCGCGTCGTGGTGAAGCCGCGCGTGGCCGAAACGGCCGGCAAGGCGCCGACTGTCGTGGAGCGACGGCGCGTGATGATCGTCGACCAGGACGGCAAAGTGCAGACCTTCGAGGACGACGGCGGCGAGACGCCGCTGCCGCCTCCGCCGCCCGCGCCGCCCGCACCCCCTTCCGGCAAGGGCGGCACGCTGCTCTGA
- the gcvH gene encoding glycine cleavage system protein GcvH gives MSEIPGDLKFLKSHEWARLEGGGRVTVGISDHAQGLLGDLVYVELPNVGDRIEAGNASAVVESVKAASDVYSPVTGTVLEVNAALADKPETINEDAYGDGWIFVIQAEEPEQLNELLSPDDYAELIEDEDH, from the coding sequence ATGAGTGAGATTCCTGGCGATCTGAAATTCCTCAAGTCCCATGAATGGGCCCGCCTGGAAGGCGGTGGCCGCGTCACCGTCGGCATTTCCGACCACGCGCAGGGCCTGCTGGGCGATCTCGTGTACGTCGAGCTGCCCAACGTCGGCGACCGCATCGAAGCGGGCAATGCCAGCGCCGTCGTCGAGTCGGTCAAGGCGGCATCGGACGTCTACAGCCCGGTGACCGGCACGGTGCTCGAGGTCAACGCGGCGCTTGCCGACAAGCCCGAGACCATCAACGAAGACGCCTATGGCGACGGCTGGATCTTCGTGATCCAGGCCGAGGAGCCGGAGCAGCTCAACGAGCTGCTGTCGCCCGACGACTACGCCGAGCTGATCGAGGACGAAGACCACTGA
- the gcvT gene encoding glycine cleavage system aminomethyltransferase GcvT, whose product MTQKTILNDTHRALGAKMVDFGGWDMPIHYGSQIEEHHQVRRDAGMFDVSHMTVVDLRGAGTREFLRHLVANSVDKLQKPGKALYTAMLDEAGGVIDDLIIYFMADDFFRLVVNAATREKDLAWIGRQAAPFDVAVTERPDYAMVAVQGPTARERVHGLLREEDRARVGKLTRFAAADAASLAGVPLFVARTGYTGEDGYEIVLPQADAVAFWNALLEAGVKPAGLGARDTLRLEAGMNLYGQDMDESVSPYEAALAWTVALDEGRAFNGRATLEAQKAAGAPRQMIGLVMDEKGVLRHGQKVLTPHGEGEILSGTFSPTLGKAIAFARVPAGDIPLGAAGDVRVDIRGREVPVRVVRFPFVREGQAQPGVLE is encoded by the coding sequence ATGACCCAGAAGACCATCCTCAACGACACCCATCGCGCGCTCGGCGCCAAGATGGTCGACTTCGGCGGCTGGGACATGCCGATCCACTACGGCTCGCAGATCGAGGAACACCATCAGGTGCGCCGCGACGCGGGCATGTTCGACGTCAGCCACATGACCGTGGTCGATCTGCGCGGTGCGGGGACGCGCGAGTTCCTGCGCCACCTGGTGGCGAACTCGGTCGACAAGCTGCAGAAGCCGGGCAAGGCGCTCTACACGGCCATGCTCGACGAGGCCGGTGGCGTGATCGACGACCTCATCATCTATTTCATGGCCGACGACTTTTTCCGCCTGGTGGTGAACGCCGCCACCCGGGAGAAGGATCTCGCCTGGATCGGCCGACAGGCCGCTCCCTTCGATGTCGCCGTCACCGAGCGCCCCGACTACGCCATGGTCGCCGTGCAGGGCCCGACCGCGCGCGAGCGTGTGCACGGCCTGCTACGTGAGGAAGACCGCGCCAGGGTCGGCAAGCTGACGCGTTTCGCTGCGGCCGACGCCGCCAGCCTCGCCGGCGTGCCGCTGTTCGTGGCGCGCACCGGTTACACCGGCGAGGACGGCTACGAGATCGTCCTGCCGCAGGCCGACGCGGTCGCGTTCTGGAATGCGCTGCTGGAGGCCGGCGTGAAGCCCGCCGGCCTCGGTGCGCGCGACACGCTGCGCCTGGAGGCGGGCATGAACCTCTACGGCCAGGACATGGATGAATCCGTCTCGCCGTATGAGGCCGCCCTGGCCTGGACCGTCGCGCTCGACGAAGGCCGCGCCTTCAACGGGCGCGCCACGCTGGAGGCGCAGAAGGCCGCCGGCGCACCGCGCCAGATGATCGGTCTGGTGATGGACGAGAAGGGTGTGCTGCGCCACGGCCAGAAGGTGCTCACCCCGCACGGCGAGGGCGAGATCCTCTCGGGCACCTTCTCGCCGACGCTGGGCAAGGCGATCGCCTTCGCGCGCGTCCCCGCGGGCGACATTCCGCTGGGCGCCGCCGGCGACGTGCGCGTGGACATCCGCGGCCGCGAAGTGCCGGTGCGCGTGGTGAGGTTCCCGTTCGTCCGCGAGGGCCAGGCGCAGCCGGGCGTGCTCGAGTGA
- a CDS encoding serine hydrolase domain-containing protein gives MKDKAGRRPLRSTFRIGLVGLLLPLTLSSTAQTPLRWTSTAQDNGTTSATTASVNAARYVSPTQPRPYLASLSGQTVQPLAAGFDVAAFEKMAEHLTVGQRVPGMAMAIVHNGRVLSARGYGVTDVAAPQPIDAHTVFRLASLSKAFASTLTGLMVQDGSLRWDSKVSQYVPGFQLSDPNATSHVTVADVLSHSVGLQAHNAFDRDIEANGEYYDVARKLAYAPLKCAPGDCYAYQNVAFSLIGDVVFAASGTFYDQAVDRRIFKPLGMNDASMGLAGIQASTRWARPHVRSRNGWVSSTPKPTYYRLPPAAGVNASASDLAQWLIAQTGHRPDVLPAPLLATLHAPVVTTPGEMRGGWRRERIHSASYALGWRVFDYAGHEVVFHAGAVQGYRGLVALVPGQDLGIALVWNSDSSLPSGLLPTILDRAMGLPGQPWVETPADYDLLLAESPGAAPADAPKDSGTSSQRGTASPH, from the coding sequence ATGAAAGACAAGGCAGGCCGGCGGCCGCTGCGTTCCACCTTCCGGATCGGTCTGGTCGGGCTGCTGTTGCCCCTCACGCTCTCGTCCACGGCGCAGACCCCGTTGCGCTGGACCTCGACGGCGCAGGACAACGGCACGACCTCGGCCACTACCGCATCGGTCAACGCGGCCCGCTATGTGTCGCCCACCCAGCCACGCCCGTATCTCGCGTCGCTGTCGGGGCAGACGGTGCAGCCGCTGGCGGCGGGTTTCGACGTGGCCGCCTTCGAGAAGATGGCCGAGCACCTGACGGTGGGCCAGCGCGTTCCCGGCATGGCGATGGCGATCGTGCACAACGGCCGCGTGCTCAGCGCGCGCGGCTACGGTGTCACCGACGTGGCCGCGCCGCAGCCGATCGACGCGCACACGGTGTTCCGCCTGGCCTCGCTCTCGAAGGCGTTCGCCAGCACGCTCACCGGCCTGATGGTGCAGGACGGTTCGCTGCGCTGGGACAGCAAGGTCAGCCAGTACGTGCCGGGTTTCCAGCTGAGCGATCCCAATGCCACCTCGCATGTCACCGTGGCGGACGTGCTCAGCCACAGCGTGGGCCTGCAGGCGCACAACGCGTTCGACCGCGACATCGAAGCCAATGGCGAGTACTACGACGTCGCCCGCAAGCTGGCGTACGCGCCGCTGAAGTGCGCCCCGGGCGACTGCTACGCCTACCAGAACGTGGCCTTCAGCCTGATCGGCGACGTGGTGTTCGCGGCGTCGGGCACCTTCTACGACCAGGCGGTGGACCGCCGCATCTTCAAGCCACTGGGCATGAACGACGCCAGCATGGGCCTGGCCGGCATCCAGGCGAGCACGCGCTGGGCGCGTCCGCATGTGCGCAGCCGCAACGGCTGGGTGTCGTCCACGCCGAAACCGACCTACTACCGCCTGCCGCCCGCGGCGGGCGTCAACGCCAGCGCCAGCGACCTGGCGCAGTGGCTGATCGCGCAGACCGGCCATCGTCCGGACGTGCTGCCTGCGCCGCTGCTGGCCACGCTGCACGCACCCGTGGTGACCACGCCGGGCGAGATGCGCGGTGGCTGGCGCCGTGAGCGCATCCATTCGGCCAGCTACGCGTTGGGTTGGCGCGTGTTCGATTACGCGGGCCATGAAGTCGTGTTCCATGCCGGCGCCGTGCAGGGGTACCGCGGCCTGGTCGCGCTGGTGCCCGGCCAGGATCTCGGCATCGCGCTGGTCTGGAACAGCGACAGTTCGCTGCCGTCGGGCCTGCTGCCGACGATCCTCGATCGCGCGATGGGCCTGCCCGGCCAGCCGTGGGTCGAGACACCTGCGGACTACGACCTGCTGCTGGCGGAGTCGCCCGGCGCTGCGCCGGCCGACGCTCCGAAGGACAGCGGCACCTCCTCCCAGCGCGGCACCGCATCGCCCCATTGA
- a CDS encoding SRPBCC family protein — translation MKLIKWVLALIVGFGLVLTVGGLLLPAATHVERSVVIARSPEQVFATLDSFQRFNAWSPWAEYDPQAKYTFEGPARGVGARMRWVGNRSVGSGSQEITASEPNHRIAVALDFDGSQADATYLLAPEGQGTRVTWAFDTEHGLNPFKRWLGLLFDRMIGADYEKGLAKLKAMEEGAQP, via the coding sequence ATGAAACTGATCAAGTGGGTGCTGGCCCTCATCGTCGGCTTCGGGCTGGTGCTGACCGTGGGCGGCCTGCTGCTGCCGGCGGCGACACACGTGGAGCGCAGCGTCGTCATCGCACGCAGCCCCGAGCAGGTCTTCGCCACGCTCGATTCTTTCCAGCGCTTCAATGCCTGGTCGCCCTGGGCGGAGTACGACCCGCAGGCGAAGTACACGTTCGAAGGACCGGCCCGCGGCGTCGGTGCGCGGATGCGCTGGGTCGGCAACCGTTCCGTGGGTAGCGGCAGTCAGGAGATCACCGCCAGCGAACCGAACCACCGCATCGCGGTCGCGCTCGACTTCGATGGCAGCCAGGCCGACGCGACCTATCTGCTGGCGCCGGAGGGGCAGGGCACGCGGGTGACGTGGGCGTTCGACACCGAGCACGGCTTGAATCCCTTCAAGCGCTGGCTGGGCCTGCTGTTCGACCGGATGATCGGTGCGGACTACGAGAAGGGCCTCGCCAAGCTCAAGGCGATGGAAGAAGGCGCGCAGCCCTGA
- a CDS encoding NfeD family protein, whose amino-acid sequence MSFKFAFWAIGALVLFAAEAMAPGAFMLWFGFAAVAMAVVVLVAPGLGWLAQAVLFSVLALISVAVYRKWFRGKGRQSDKPLLNRRAEQLVGTVAVLDQATAGGRGRVKIDDAFWTVEGPDLPVGTRVRVVAVDGMTLKVQEA is encoded by the coding sequence ATGAGCTTCAAGTTCGCGTTCTGGGCGATCGGGGCGCTGGTGCTGTTCGCCGCGGAGGCGATGGCACCGGGCGCCTTCATGCTGTGGTTCGGTTTCGCCGCCGTGGCGATGGCGGTCGTGGTGCTGGTGGCGCCGGGGTTGGGCTGGCTGGCGCAGGCCGTGCTGTTCTCCGTGCTCGCGCTGATCTCCGTGGCGGTCTACCGCAAGTGGTTCCGCGGCAAGGGGCGGCAGAGCGACAAACCGCTGTTGAACCGGCGTGCCGAGCAACTGGTCGGCACGGTCGCCGTGCTCGACCAGGCAACCGCCGGTGGTCGCGGCCGGGTCAAGATCGACGATGCGTTCTGGACGGTGGAAGGCCCCGACCTGCCGGTCGGCACCCGTGTGCGGGTGGTGGCCGTGGATGGCATGACACTGAAGGTCCAGGAGGCCTGA
- a CDS encoding M48 family metallopeptidase — protein MNFFEHQAAARRGSFRMVALFALAVAGIVLVIDLIVLLLVGMQMESSDGGALLGLLAVSTLATLAVIGLGSLYRLASLRTGGEAVAQQMGGNEVSHDTQEPSLRRLRNVVEEIAIASGVPVPRIFVLEHEAGINAFAAGYAPADAVVAVTRGALDRLNRDELQGVIAHEFSHILNGDMRLNVRLMGVLFGIMMLGIIGQRILVYGRGSRGKDALPVFAIAGAAALAGFVGLFFGRMIKAGVSRQREMLADASAVQFTRQTAGLAGALKKIAGVGSGSALADAGKAEEVSHMLFGEGRTYARLFATHPPLLQRIRMLDPLFGQHQLDELARRWAVAPPDGLLEDQSLRVAPGGPPPLPAATAALPLTPPMVVAQVATPTPDDYGRARVIATTLPEPLYLLAKQREQVMPLLLALVIDDAAPVATRQRFEIAARMGEATAARVIELRETHVRALHPAHRLPLAALAFPVLRRFPRPELDAFIDTVDAAVHADGQVSLFEYCLARLLQVQVREALSPSHVRTFGRRKPHDVRVPFATLMAVVAQAGHDTPAKAQHAYLAGLQRVLPRDHLPYAPPPQGVLALDDVWEPLDALDPLAKQLLVEAVTAAVSHDNQVRVAEVELLRTVCGVLHCPLPPMLEKG, from the coding sequence ATGAACTTCTTCGAACACCAGGCCGCGGCGCGCCGCGGTTCGTTCCGCATGGTGGCGCTGTTCGCGCTGGCCGTCGCCGGCATCGTGCTGGTCATCGACCTGATCGTGCTGCTGCTCGTCGGGATGCAGATGGAGAGCAGCGACGGTGGCGCGTTGCTGGGCCTGCTGGCGGTATCGACGCTGGCCACGCTGGCGGTGATCGGCCTGGGCTCGCTGTACCGCCTGGCCAGCCTGCGCACCGGCGGTGAAGCGGTCGCGCAGCAGATGGGCGGGAACGAGGTCTCGCACGACACCCAGGAGCCGTCGCTGCGGCGCCTGCGCAACGTCGTCGAGGAGATCGCGATCGCGTCGGGCGTGCCCGTGCCGAGGATCTTCGTGCTGGAGCACGAGGCCGGCATCAACGCGTTCGCCGCCGGCTACGCGCCCGCCGATGCGGTGGTGGCCGTCACCCGTGGCGCGCTGGACCGCCTCAATCGCGACGAGTTGCAGGGCGTCATCGCGCACGAGTTCAGCCACATCCTCAACGGCGACATGCGCCTGAATGTCCGCCTGATGGGCGTGCTGTTCGGCATCATGATGCTGGGCATCATCGGTCAGCGGATCCTCGTCTACGGCCGTGGCAGCCGTGGCAAGGACGCCTTGCCCGTGTTCGCGATCGCCGGCGCCGCGGCGCTCGCCGGTTTCGTCGGGCTGTTCTTCGGGCGGATGATCAAGGCCGGCGTCAGCCGCCAGCGCGAGATGCTGGCCGATGCCTCTGCCGTCCAGTTCACCCGGCAGACCGCCGGGCTCGCGGGTGCGCTCAAGAAGATCGCCGGCGTGGGCAGCGGTTCCGCGCTCGCGGACGCCGGCAAGGCGGAGGAAGTGAGCCACATGCTGTTCGGCGAGGGTCGCACGTACGCGCGCCTGTTTGCGACCCATCCGCCACTGCTCCAGCGCATCCGCATGCTGGATCCGCTGTTCGGCCAGCACCAGCTCGACGAACTCGCGCGCCGCTGGGCCGTCGCGCCGCCCGACGGGTTGCTGGAAGACCAGAGCCTGCGCGTGGCCCCGGGCGGACCGCCGCCGCTGCCGGCCGCGACGGCCGCGCTCCCGCTGACGCCGCCGATGGTGGTCGCCCAGGTCGCCACGCCGACGCCGGACGACTACGGACGGGCGCGCGTCATCGCCACCACGCTGCCCGAGCCGCTGTACCTGCTCGCCAAGCAGCGCGAGCAGGTCATGCCGCTGCTGTTGGCGCTGGTGATCGACGATGCGGCCCCCGTGGCGACGCGGCAGCGCTTCGAGATCGCGGCCCGGATGGGCGAAGCCACGGCGGCGCGCGTCATCGAACTTCGCGAGACACACGTTCGCGCGCTCCATCCCGCGCACCGCCTGCCGCTGGCGGCGCTCGCGTTCCCGGTGCTCCGGCGCTTTCCGCGCCCGGAACTGGATGCCTTCATCGACACGGTCGATGCCGCCGTGCACGCCGACGGACAGGTGTCCCTGTTCGAGTACTGCCTGGCGCGACTGCTGCAGGTGCAGGTCCGCGAAGCGTTGTCGCCTTCGCATGTACGGACGTTCGGCCGGCGCAAGCCGCACGACGTGCGTGTGCCGTTCGCCACCCTGATGGCCGTCGTCGCGCAGGCGGGCCACGACACGCCGGCGAAGGCGCAACATGCCTATCTCGCCGGCCTGCAGCGCGTGCTGCCGCGCGACCACCTGCCGTATGCGCCGCCGCCGCAGGGCGTGCTGGCCCTGGACGACGTCTGGGAGCCGCTCGACGCGCTCGATCCGTTGGCCAAGCAGCTGCTCGTCGAAGCCGTGACCGCCGCGGTCAGCCACGACAACCAGGTGCGGGTGGCCGAAGTCGAGCTGCTGCGCACCGTTTGCGGGGTGTTGCACTGCCCGCTGCCGCCGATGCTCGAGAAGGGCTGA